The sequence GCTTTTTACTACCTGATTCTGGAGTTACGGGTTCTGGACTTTATGAGTTTTCCCAGCAGCAGAGACCTACGTGATCTTGACCATGCTACATGCTGCAAACTGCCTACAGAGCAGCTCCCATCTCATTCCGACGAGCAAGGCTATACATAACTAATTTGTAAAACTTGTTTGCGCCCAACTTTCCTTGGCTAGTGGTAGCCACTAAATTTCCACGATGCCCACAATCTGTCCACTCTTCTCCTGGGCGCTGCAGTGTGAAGTCGTCGCAGTTTTGAAATATTtgtgatttatttttttcgtcTAGCATTGTATGTAAATGTTGGGATTTATATGCGCACACTAAAATTTGCcattgttaattttttttggaaatgaGGCAAACACCTTCCGCAGATTGCCAACTTgcttaataataatacaaaaaggCCACCGTTAGTTCGAAAGGCAGGCCAAAATAGCCCATCAATAATTGCAATTCCGGTCGTAAAGATAAAGAATCGTGGGGAAATGTGCTGCGCAGTATTCTAACGAAATATACATAAATTCACAATCTTTATAGGCACTATAACTAAACCCCAGCCAAATTCCTGAAAGGCAGTTGCATAAATAAAACTTACAAATTTCCTGTTATAAGTTAAATGTTTGAGtgttaataaagaaaaaattgttaaaatcgtaaactaaagaattcgcgttaAAGCAACGAAACAATGTTCGTACAGCAAAATGCCAGTTTTTAACAGTGCAACGCGAAGTAAACCCAATCAACAAGAATCTGCAGAGGCACATTATCCCATCAGAAAGCTGGAGGCCCTGCCCATAATAGTGGAGCATGAGGCGGATGATTATGGGCAAACCTTCGAGAATGGCAGCCAGCTTAATAGCACCTTTACTCGTGATGTGGATGGAGAAACCTCGCTGATCTTGAGCAAGTCGAGCAGTTCCCTGTGCTCCAATGCTTCGGATGATTCCCTGAATACTACCACTCTGATCACCTGCAAGCCTTCCAACTCGAGCAAACACTTTGAGAACACCTACAAGCTGCTGGGTCAGCACTTGGATACCAATTGCCAGCGATCGGCGGATAAATTGCAGCAGCTAAATGAATCTGGCAGTGATTTCGACTTCGACAGCATATCCTCCAGCTGTTCCTCGATGTCGGCGATTGTCAACGGGATAGAACCGCCGCCCACGCGTCTGGAACTCGAACTGGAGGCGGTGGATCGGATGCGGTGCATTGTGCAGCAGATGAAGTCAGGGCCAAAGTCCATGGATGCACCGCAACTGCTGGGCGGTTCGGCTCCTCTTTTGGCCCTGCTTCACGATTTCGCCTCCAAGGGACAGCGAAAGGCGGGCGAGATGATGGGCGGCAGTGTTCCTGGTACTCCGGTCCCAAGTCCAATCACCGGTCCCCTGGAGGCACCGCACTTCGAGTTGCCCCCGGAGCTACTGCAGGCAGCCAGCAGCTGGGAACTCATGTACTACGCCTCCAAGAATGTCGATGGCAAGAACTGCCTGAAGGTGGTGCGCAGTCTGCTGACGAACAAGGGTAAGAATGAGGTCTTGACTAGATCATGTCATATTGGATTGGGTTGGGTCCTTCACTGATAAATAAATCGGATTTAGTATGTGtattataaacaaaagtatccaaatatttattagaaaacattttaaattgattGATTTAGTTGGAAAATACTTTTATAATCGTATTTATTATGGTAGgtgaaaaaatacaaaaacattCTATAGAAAAcgctttaaaattattaatttagtTGGAAAATACTTTGGAAAAAGGGTGGAAAATGTTGGATAAGATGACCGTCTTGTTTATTTGGGCATTTaaccatttttttaattaataaaatgttctaattaatgaaaaaaatcaaaaaatatttgaaatcgATTTTCATCAAtgcgaaaatatttaaattgaaacATGAAATTTATGAAGCTAGTTATTATAATCAAAATCTTCGATTTAAATTGTCAATCGGTCTTCACTGTTGCAATACGTTTATGTAACATCAATAAAACTATAATCCATTACTCTTAATTGCAAAAGAGATAAAAAAGATCTCTAGTGGATAATTCAGTGAAAATATGAGTTAAAGTGCTTAAAATTCAATTGAAAGTGTGCCTTATACATAGGTAATTGATTACTATTTGCTAGTATTGTTTTATTAGAAATCATAATAAACTTTTTAtctgaataaaaattgtagtCTTATCATGTTTATCATGTTTATCTTAAGGTCATCGCTTTAAACTCTTAGCAATGATATCAATAAAGCATTATCAATGTACTTACAGCTAAACATGGTATTAAAGAGATAGCCATTGTTATTAAAGCGTTTTGGCTTTATGGCCTTATATTTCTGTACTTTCCTTACCTTTCGCCGAAGTGCAGGCCTTATTTTGGGCTTATCTTATCGAAAGGCCTTTATATTTTTCCAATTAATGAGTGCTGTTTCCCTGCCTATTTGAGTTCTTTTGTTATGGACGACGTGGGGGCAAACACGACAGCCATTTTTACACATATAGGCTTGAGCAAATtctttttttacttatttattttcttctaTTTTCACTTGGCGTTATTTAGACTTTGTATTTGTTTTCGATACCATATACTATATTGATCGTGCCGACTTGTTATTAGAGCCCTGACTGCCATGTTGATATTTGCACAACTTATGATGGCTTTTTGTACCCGCCTATAATCGTCTATAGACGATTTTAGCAGGTTCATTAGGAAAAAAAACTATTAAGTTTGAGGGACGTACGGGAAGAATGCGAAAAGCACATGATCTCATCTTGTGCCTGGGTTTCGGGTACTTTATTGCTAGGGCCGCCACTTATCTACGCAAGTTtgtattaattatattttttgaatgtAGAGAGTAGCTTTCGTTCTGCGCTTATCATTTGTTTGCCAGACACACACTATCTTGGCCAATTGATTGCGGAAAAAGCTCTAGTCATTTATTGCCATTAATGCAGGCACAACCACATGACATTATTGTCTTGAAATCATCACTGAAGTTCTATTAGCGTAAAGCTGCCAAAAACCCATTAAGAAACGTTTTATGACTTGCACGTAATACAGTTTCTCTGGATCTTAAAAAGTCACCGAGAAGTATTATAAACTACTGATGCCCTTATAAGAAATTTAATGTACGAAAATGAATCACGATTCCAAAAGTAAAGGTTGATATGTTATCAATTGAAATaaagataatttaaaataGTTACAGGTagtattttaaatttcattaTACGGATATTAGTACTATTTTAGGGATACAAGTACTTAACAGTTTGCATATATTAATCATTATTTTATAGTGCATATAAAATAATCTGATAACAGATCATGTTTCCAAAAGTAAAGCTTGAtttgttattaatttaaataataaataataacaacaatacTTTATATTACATTATAAGAAAAATAGTACTATTAACGGGTtacatatattatttattattttataggGTATATAAAATAATCTAGTAACAACAGACGTACATATGGTAATgagttttcttaaaatttttatgaCCGACTGGCATGTGTTGTAAATCTTTGAGTGGGCCATTAGTTGGTTCACAAACTCTCTAACTAGATGCTTAATTTTTAGAGCGCTACCTATCGCTGATCCTATCGCATTTCATTCTGTGCCAAAGCATTTTGTAATTCGTGGAATTTCGTCTGCGAGGTACGCGGAAAATTACCCGTGTAGTTTTTCGCGCCCTAACCATGAATGGGATTAGGATTATCCGGAAAATGGTTCCGGTTTTAGTTGGAGTTTTCTGGTGTCTTGCTGTTTACCTGCGAAATAGTAAATATGATATATTGCGAGTAAAAACAAACAATTGGCAAACGGCTTCGCCTTCGTTTATCCGCTTCATTTGCATCCAAAGTTTCGAGTGTCACCTGAGTAGTAATGTCTTCATATTTTACAGGGtatacattaaaaaatatttttttctaattatttTATAAGACGTATAATTATTTgtgtaaattttatttttgttcaaTTTTATATTCCTTATTGAAGGAACCATAAAGAGTCCtaattaagaaaaaaatagTGAAACTGAGGACACGCTTTTCCTAACACTGCCAAAATGTTTCTCGTTCTTATAAGCTACagcatacatttttaaaataaattaaaattgtttttgtaatgtctatttttaaaatgtttgaagGTAATTTAGAACTTCAAAACTATATAAATAGTGAATATTTTATGAGTACTGTTACACAGTATCAAATAGACGACCCCCTTACAGCACTCACCTTTACCTTTTATTGGGCTGGCAATGCTgtccctctctctctcgctctcttttACTTGCTCTCCCCAATGTGGATTTCATGGTGGTGGATGAGTGGACTCCAATTCCTATACAACAAACGAATTTCATTCACTCTTGGCTTCCACGCCTCGCGTTTTGTCATTCTCTCGAGTATCTGCAATCTGTAAATTACACAATTTGTGCAAAATTCAAACGGCAAAGTGAAGAAAATTGTGCCAAACAATTTGCCAAAGTCAAGGAGTCGGGATCCCAAATAGTTCGTATGCAGTTAAAGATGAAGTGAGCAATTCGAAACgtttgcaaaatgcaaaaagaataaaagaaaaaacaacACGCAAAAGGCGTAAGAAGAAGAAACTGtatttgtgtgtgtgtctgtacCGTCACGAGTTTGGAGCGCAGTTTTTCGTCTTCTTCTTGCCATCTAGATTTGAAGTTTTCGCGTTATATAGTTTTTGTTGATTTCTTTTCATTGTGTGTGGTTAATGTCTCTAACCTTTGGACTTTTGAACTGCCATTATATTGTTGTACATATATTGCAAAGTGAAGTGAAGTGAAACGCAGAAATCTTTGGAAACATGTGAGTTTTTCGAGTTGTGTTTTAGCATAGCAATTTCCCTTTTAGAATTCCCAGCTGTGGCTGTAAATATTGCCATTTCCAATTCCCTTTCACTGGAAATGCTGCCTGGGAAAACGCCTTTTACTTTAAGTGATGCtgcagttgttgttgtcgtttctattgttgttgctgctgcctgCGCTGCCGGTCCTCCTCAGTCGACGCCGACGTCTCAGCTGTCATTTGAGTGTGAGCGTTTGGCCGAGCAAGAAGTTCCACTTCCAGTTTCCAAGCTGCGCTCATgggctaaaaataaaaataaaaacaaaaaccgaaaAGATAACATTGAGCAGTCAAGCGaggttttatatatatatatatatatatatatatataaacggTTTTTTTTGACTAAGCGAAATCTTTGAAATAAATTAACGAGCGCCAAGTGATTTTGCGCATGCTCCGCGTTCTGTGGGTGGTAAAAAAAAGAGAGCAAAAAACGTGAGAGAGGAGAGAGGGCCACCACGATGACAGTTATTCATTTTCTCTTGTGACTCTGGACAATTCGCATTAATTTAGCAATTAGTTTTAATGTTTACATTCACCGACCATCAAGGCAAttgaaaaacacaaaaaaacaacaaaatcatgtGACGACCTCCCAAAAAGAAGGGGTAGAAATACACagagaaacaaaaaaaaacgaaaacgaaaacaCCCCAAACAAACCAAAAGTGCCTAGACGACAGACGGAATTTgtaaaatgctttaaaaattaCATAATACAAATCGAAGAGGAAATAGCTCAAGCCaaagcaatttaaatttaaatgtaattcaAGAATGCCGAGTGACTAAGAAAAGAATTTGCCATAGAAAAAAAGGAAGGAAGAGAAGACAACAAAGGCAAGATGACGCACGTAAACAATGGGGAAAAGGAAAAGGAGATGGAAGTGGAAGTGGAGCCAgtgagagagcgagagagggagagggagactGCTGCCGGCAGCGGGGTCCATCATCGATTTTTAGCCAGTGCATCAGAGCGAGACGGCAATAGGGATTATGCATTGGAAGCTGCAGCGGCTTCTACTTCTTCTGCTGTTGcaccaacaacaaccacaacgaTAACCACCAACTTGGAAGACTTGGCCTTTGAGGCATGCCAAAATTGGTCGGAGTTGCACCAAGACTTCTTCATCACGGACGATGAACTTGAGTACGATGACGAACTCCTCTCGTtggggagcagcagcagcattgGCAACATTTGCCACATTGCAGCAGCGGCAACTGCAGCAGAGGGTTTGATAACGGGAGAGCAACAGAACGAGCAGCTGCTAATGGAAGGtgcttaaaaatgttaactgttAAATCGACAAGTCCAGTCCTTGGAGCCTATGGAGCATTTTCCAACACTATCTTAAAGTCAAATCCTGACAGTTACTCTAaactatataaaaaaaattatactaCATTTCATACActgtaaaatgtttaaatagcTGGTACTTATAGAAAGCAAtataattttcataaattttccGGTTTTAAATTGGAAAAAACTTAGAAATCTTgtatttaaaagattttagaAAGTTTCCATGAGGTATTTTGTGCTCCTACTAAGAAATACTTATTTTGGGCACCAGTGGGTTTGAACACTTAATACCTTACATTTCATATCAGTACTATTCTAAATTGTTAagttaaaacttttaaatCGACGAATTTAGTTCTTAAACCGTTCTCCTTTTGAAACACAGTCAAACTGAACCTGCCAAACAAATtcaagttttgtttttgttacGAAAATTAATCAAATTACATACTTTTCCACATTTATAACATCAACTAAGCTGCGTTAAGACTTACACAAATATTTGcttttcatatattttatagTTCTATGCGGCAACCGCGTTAGCCAGATGACTCGGGCGTACGATGACATTGAGGCCGTGACGCGACTGCTGGAGGAGAAGGAGAAGGACCTGGAGCTGACTGTGCAGATCGGAAAGGAGCTGCTCACCCAGAACAATGCCCTCGAGGCCCGGGTCGCTGATTTGGAGACCGATCTCAAGGCCTCCAACGACGATCGCGCCCAGCTTGTCCACGAACTGCACAAGAAGAACGAGCTTATCTCGGTGCTTACCAACGATGCAGACGATGGCACAGATACTGGTgagttatttttttaatttaagatgATATCAACCTAAGTGCTAAGAATGTATTGTAGGTTTTAGATTGGTTTCCTTACTTTCTAATAGGCAGATAGCTGTTAGCATATTAGTGCTAACCATtgtttaatttgtattttcaCAGACACTCCCACCATGTCGAAGTCCATAACCCTGGACCTGCTGCAGCGCAAGGTAAACACTCTGATCGACGAGAATAAGTCACTCAAGTGCGAGGCCACCCAATTGGCCCACCAGACGGAcgaggtggaggagcatgagcGCCAGCTGATGGCCGATATCAGTGCCCAGTTGAACGATGCCAATTCGCAGTACGACAACCTCAGTCTGGAGTTGGAGCGGCAACGGGAGGAGAACCGACTGCAGCACGAGCAGATCGTGAGCCTGACAGCTCGCCTGGCGGAGGCGGAGATGCGGCTGCACCAACTGACGCAAGACAACGACGAGCACCTGTCCCTGCTGCACGTGACCAAGGAGAACCAAAATGCCTTGGCTCTGGAGCTGGTGGAGTTCAAACAACGCTACGAAGAGGTGCTCGCCCTGCTGCACTCGGCCCAGGATCAGCTTAAGCAGCAGCGTAAGCGGTCTCAACCGATGGCTAGAAGCTCCTTCCTCGGTGGCCTGGGCACAAGTGGTGCAGGCGTTGGAGGTGGTCTCTTCCAGCCGGATTCGCTGCACTTCGAGCTGATGGAGTCGTCGCAGTACTCAGAGAATAGCCTGGACTCTGGCATATCCGGCGACAGCCAACGATCTGCGGACCGCATTAATCGCATGATGATGAACATGCCGTCCGGCGGCATGAGTACATCGGCCATGGGCGGCAGCATCTACGCAGGAGCTGGCAACGTGCCTCCGTACAAGCGGGTGTTCGACACGGTGCGATGTGCCGGCAAGAGCGGCAACTACATGGACAGCGGCAACGTGTCGATGACCCAACTGGGCGCCATGTCGATGAGCAGCACCTCGGGGCCGCGCATGGCTTCGATGGCGTATCCAGCGGGCTCATACTATCGTGGCGGTAGCAGTCAATCGCTGGGCGTTAAAACTCTGTCCAGCGAGAGTCTCAACTCCCAGTCAGATGACGGTTATCCAGCCCAGCCCTCTGGTGTGCCAGGAGCGCCCGGCGCCAAGGAGCTGGAGGCGGCACTCAAGAGGCTGACGCCGGCGGAGGTATTGGCCCGCCGTGCTATGCTGTCTTATGCGCCGGCTGGAACCTATAACTATGATGAACCCATGACTCATGGAGCAGGAAAAGACCGCAACTCTGACCTCCCATTGGGTGTGCGCACGCCGGACAGTATCATGTCCACCGGCTCCTCTGGAATGTCGGGCTCTACGAATCACATGTCCGCCTCGATGACGCACCAATGGCGCTTGCCCGAGAAACTGCAGATCATCAAACCGATGGAGGGATCACAGACGTTGCACCATTGGTCGCGtctggccacgcccacactcAGTGGACTGCTGGACGAGCGTCCCGGCGTTACGATTCGCGGTGGACGTGGGCTAGACGACCTCGGCATGCAGATCTACACGCTCTCGGACGTCGAGGAGGACGTTAGCGATGAGCTGCCCGGCAAACAGTTCGAAGCGCCGGGCTGCACGTTCACCTACACCAACAGCATGGTTATGCATCCGGACGATGGCTTTGTTAACGATCTGTCGTTCCTGTCGCAGTCGCAGATGTCCTCGCGAATGGCCTCCACATCGACATCGAGACAACCCAGGTAATTGACAAATATATTCTTATATATATTCTATCTGACAGATTACGCAACCATTTTCCTTGTCACAAAGTTTTTCGACTATATTGTGGACATTCCTGGAACTAGTTTAACACATTCAAAAGTAatcttttgataaaaataCTTTACGAATTTAACTTCATTCCTTTTCTTTTTGCTTTCAATTACttgctttttaaaatttgttgaatcacaatttaataatactttgTTTTCTGCCCCTTTAGTTGTCCCGCCACGCCCCGCGCTGGACTCTCGCGCAAAAACTCCTGCTCCACATTTTCGGTGAACCTCGGACTCGCCGGGATGCTGAATGAGAGGGGTATCAAGGCGGTTACGCCCAGTGCCCTCAACACGCCCGCCGGTCCAAACTTCTCGCCCACGGTGACGCCATGCAACAGCCCGGAGGGATCGCCTCCTCGCGCCCAGTCGCCTGAGCCGCTCTTTGGACTGCTCTCGTCGGGTGCGGATCTAATTCGTCGTAAGATCGTCGGCGatcagcaccagcagcagcaacataagCAACGGAGCAGCCTCAgcaagcagcagcagcaaaagaTCATGCTGTCGCACCTGGAGAGACGGGCACTGCGATCGTTGAACCTAATCGAGAAGGtggagagcattggactggaGAATATAATAAGCGCACAGAGAGGCCTTGGCTCGGGTATTGCGAACCGCAGTAGTTCGCCGCTGAGCAGTGGCAGCCTGCAGAGTCTGCACACCAGCACCAACAGCATTGTGGACGACATACACTTTGATCGGGCTCAAATCAAGGGTGTGCTGCATCGAGGCTTAAAGTCGCCCACGCCCGCTGGAGCATCAACTTCGGCAGCAGCCGCCGTAGCTTTGTCGAcgagcagcagcaccagcgcTTACAACAGCGATGATAGCGACGACCAGGGtttagtgatgaaaagcaaGCCATCAAAGGGCGCGACACCCAAAACCACAACAGCAGCACaacaaagtcagccaacttCTGGATCGAGTGCACCGACGACGACAACGTCCAACGGCACGGCCAGCGAAACGCGGTTGAAGCAGATGCAGCGCCAGAAATCGCGGAGGCAGCTGAAGAACGGCATGGCCAGCCAGAGACCCGATCTGGGCACAATTTCTGGAGGCGGCGGTCGGGTGCGCCCCGATCTGGGAAAAGTTGCCgacagcggcagcagcaagCTGAGCACCAAGCGACATGAGGCAAAGGcagcggaggaggaggaggcggcaCCACAGAGCATCACACAGGCGTTTGTGGGTTCAGTTAGTTCCTTGCTTTTCGGCCGCAAGGGCGGTTGGCTGTAAAGCAGATAGCCAATCATTCACAATCTTATTCTAACGCTTGCTGGACTATAGTTTACTTTTAAAGGAATGAAAGGATGCCTTTTGCgagttaaataatatttttttaagcacAACGCGGGAACGAGTTGATTGACGAAACGCAATGTAATCGTGGGAACGTTCAgtttcatttttttgtttaatgcCCCGCATAATGCCTGTCAGCGCCACCTTAAGCAACACTGGAAGAAGGTTTTAGTGTTTGTAGCTGTGATTTGTAAATACATATAGagaaatgtttaaatttaGTAGTTATTAATCGAGTACTTcgcatattattattattttgcttCAACTGACGGCGGCAATTTAAGAACCAAACGATGGCCAGTTCGTTGAACACCGAGTTCCAAAGCAGCTATTTTTAGTTTAAACTACATTTTGccaattttgtatttatttttcctGTGTTTATTACCACGTAAACGAAAACGAAACCAtgtatacatttattttttatgatttccCTGTGTATAGGGTCAAAGCTGGTGCAAAGTTGTATATAGAAAGAACAAACATAAGAGAGAGATCAATCTGTAACTTGAATGTGGTTAAGTAAGGaggtacatatatatatatttttttacacGCGTATATAGTTTGCGTTTTTTGCTTTCCACACAAGAGACGTGCTCCGTAGACCCTCCCAATACTGTATCACAAAGATCATAACTCAAAATGCTATTGCTTTGACTTAATTCTTATTTCGGTGCTTGGCGCACTACCAAACGAAAATACATAAACTATAGCGAGAAACGATTATTTTTCTAGTCCTATCCTGGGTCGGTGCTCCCTTGGCTATGCGGGAACTGTGAGCATAGCTTCAAGGCAGAGCGCCCACAACTCGAAACACAAGAACTTAAGATCACTGAACAAATGTTTGAAATTATGCGTATTAATAGAATCGTTTATGAGAAACGGCATCCAAGAACCAGTAATACGATGGCTGTTTATTAGCAAAGCACACTGATGgccaatcaagcagtagcATAACACGGACACATGTTATCCAAACACTTGCGAACACCACTCTAGCTCGCAGTCATAGTCTATTAACAGGATTCTCAAAATCTGAAGTGTAAAATTGAAGACACATACTTTTGTTATTTGACTTTGAACGgttttaatttaaagaacGAAAATATCATGGATTAAGCAAATATCGATTAAGATCAAGAAGTAACATATGTTAATTGGAGTTGTACGCGTTTTTCGAGGATTTGTGTTTAATAGCATTTCAACTGAGGAGTTGGCATTACAAGCTAATCGAGTGCGTGCCCAAAAACGtaaattatacaaaaatttGGAATACAGAACAGATTGTAAAAGTTATTAGTTTTAATTaccaatatatttatttatatctgCAAATAAAGAGAACATCGTTAAATACAAATCGAACTTAAGAGTTTTCTTTGGCATTGGGATACTAAGTCTGAGTATGCGAATTCAG is a genomic window of Drosophila suzukii chromosome 2L, CBGP_Dsuzu_IsoJpt1.0, whole genome shotgun sequence containing:
- the milt gene encoding trafficking kinesin-binding protein milt isoform X1 — translated: MPVFNSATRSKPNQQESAEAHYPIRKLEALPIIVEHEADDYGQTFENGSQLNSTFTRDVDGETSLILSKSSSSLCSNASDDSLNTTTLITCKPSNSSKHFENTYKLLGQHLDTNCQRSADKLQQLNESGSDFDFDSISSSCSSMSAIVNGIEPPPTRLELELEAVDRMRCIVQQMKSGPKSMDAPQLLGGSAPLLALLHDFASKGQRKAGEMMGGSVPGTPVPSPITGPLEAPHFELPPELLQAASSWELMYYASKNVDGKNCLKVVRSLLTNKVLCGNRVSQMTRAYDDIEAVTRLLEEKEKDLELTVQIGKELLTQNNALEARVADLETDLKASNDDRAQLVHELHKKNELISVLTNDADDGTDTDTPTMSKSITLDLLQRKVNTLIDENKSLKCEATQLAHQTDEVEEHERQLMADISAQLNDANSQYDNLSLELERQREENRLQHEQIVSLTARLAEAEMRLHQLTQDNDEHLSLLHVTKENQNALALELVEFKQRYEEVLALLHSAQDQLKQQRKRSQPMARSSFLGGLGTSGAGVGGGLFQPDSLHFELMESSQYSENSLDSGISGDSQRSADRINRMMMNMPSGGMSTSAMGGSIYAGAGNVPPYKRVFDTVRCAGKSGNYMDSGNVSMTQLGAMSMSSTSGPRMASMAYPAGSYYRGGSSQSLGVKTLSSESLNSQSDDGYPAQPSGVPGAPGAKELEAALKRLTPAEVLARRAMLSYAPAGTYNYDEPMTHGAGKDRNSDLPLGVRTPDSIMSTGSSGMSGSTNHMSASMTHQWRLPEKLQIIKPMEGSQTLHHWSRLATPTLSGLLDERPGVTIRGGRGLDDLGMQIYTLSDVEEDVSDELPGKQFEAPGCTFTYTNSMVMHPDDGFVNDLSFLSQSQMSSRMASTSTSRQPSCPATPRAGLSRKNSCSTFSVNLGLAGMLNERGIKAVTPSALNTPAGPNFSPTVTPCNSPEGSPPRAQSPEPLFGLLSSGADLIRRKIVGDQHQQQQHKQRSSLSKQQQQKIMLSHLERRALRSLNLIEKVESIGLENIISAQRGLGSGIANRSSSPLSSGSLQSLHTSTNSIVDDIHFDRAQIKGVLHRGLKSPTPAGASTSAAAAVALSTSSSTSAYNSDDSDDQGLVMKSKPSKGATPKTTTAAQQSQPTSGSSAPTTTTSNGTASETRLKQMQRQKSRRQLKNGMASQRPDLGTISGGGGRVRPDLGKVADSGSSKLSTKRHEAKAAEEEEAAPQSITQAFVGSVSSLLFGRKGGWL
- the milt gene encoding trafficking kinesin-binding protein milt isoform X2, giving the protein MTHVNNGEKEKEMEVEVEPVRERERERETAAGSGVHHRFLASASERDGNRDYALEAAAASTSSAVAPTTTTTITTNLEDLAFEACQNWSELHQDFFITDDELEYDDELLSLGSSSSIGNICHIAAAATAAEGLITGEQQNEQLLMEVLCGNRVSQMTRAYDDIEAVTRLLEEKEKDLELTVQIGKELLTQNNALEARVADLETDLKASNDDRAQLVHELHKKNELISVLTNDADDGTDTDTPTMSKSITLDLLQRKVNTLIDENKSLKCEATQLAHQTDEVEEHERQLMADISAQLNDANSQYDNLSLELERQREENRLQHEQIVSLTARLAEAEMRLHQLTQDNDEHLSLLHVTKENQNALALELVEFKQRYEEVLALLHSAQDQLKQQRKRSQPMARSSFLGGLGTSGAGVGGGLFQPDSLHFELMESSQYSENSLDSGISGDSQRSADRINRMMMNMPSGGMSTSAMGGSIYAGAGNVPPYKRVFDTVRCAGKSGNYMDSGNVSMTQLGAMSMSSTSGPRMASMAYPAGSYYRGGSSQSLGVKTLSSESLNSQSDDGYPAQPSGVPGAPGAKELEAALKRLTPAEVLARRAMLSYAPAGTYNYDEPMTHGAGKDRNSDLPLGVRTPDSIMSTGSSGMSGSTNHMSASMTHQWRLPEKLQIIKPMEGSQTLHHWSRLATPTLSGLLDERPGVTIRGGRGLDDLGMQIYTLSDVEEDVSDELPGKQFEAPGCTFTYTNSMVMHPDDGFVNDLSFLSQSQMSSRMASTSTSRQPSCPATPRAGLSRKNSCSTFSVNLGLAGMLNERGIKAVTPSALNTPAGPNFSPTVTPCNSPEGSPPRAQSPEPLFGLLSSGADLIRRKIVGDQHQQQQHKQRSSLSKQQQQKIMLSHLERRALRSLNLIEKVESIGLENIISAQRGLGSGIANRSSSPLSSGSLQSLHTSTNSIVDDIHFDRAQIKGVLHRGLKSPTPAGASTSAAAAVALSTSSSTSAYNSDDSDDQGLVMKSKPSKGATPKTTTAAQQSQPTSGSSAPTTTTSNGTASETRLKQMQRQKSRRQLKNGMASQRPDLGTISGGGGRVRPDLGKVADSGSSKLSTKRHEAKAAEEEEAAPQSITQAFVGSVSSLLFGRKGGWL
- the milt gene encoding trafficking kinesin-binding protein milt isoform X3, producing MLSATLGANGGSQPLSPSAQATLSKHLPRLQSKRLLQQTQSQSAAIPRPQTCDASCLTELCSSENLPEVEIFSLLEEQIPKYKVRNDFLTNFSGYANEDWFVPAPALPIPPEGLGLSKEQTRECLNYFLLCGNRVSQMTRAYDDIEAVTRLLEEKEKDLELTVQIGKELLTQNNALEARVADLETDLKASNDDRAQLVHELHKKNELISVLTNDADDGTDTDTPTMSKSITLDLLQRKVNTLIDENKSLKCEATQLAHQTDEVEEHERQLMADISAQLNDANSQYDNLSLELERQREENRLQHEQIVSLTARLAEAEMRLHQLTQDNDEHLSLLHVTKENQNALALELVEFKQRYEEVLALLHSAQDQLKQQRKRSQPMARSSFLGGLGTSGAGVGGGLFQPDSLHFELMESSQYSENSLDSGISGDSQRSADRINRMMMNMPSGGMSTSAMGGSIYAGAGNVPPYKRVFDTVRCAGKSGNYMDSGNVSMTQLGAMSMSSTSGPRMASMAYPAGSYYRGGSSQSLGVKTLSSESLNSQSDDGYPAQPSGVPGAPGAKELEAALKRLTPAEVLARRAMLSYAPAGTYNYDEPMTHGAGKDRNSDLPLGVRTPDSIMSTGSSGMSGSTNHMSASMTHQWRLPEKLQIIKPMEGSQTLHHWSRLATPTLSGLLDERPGVTIRGGRGLDDLGMQIYTLSDVEEDVSDELPGKQFEAPGCTFTYTNSMVMHPDDGFVNDLSFLSQSQMSSRMASTSTSRQPSCPATPRAGLSRKNSCSTFSVNLGLAGMLNERGIKAVTPSALNTPAGPNFSPTVTPCNSPEGSPPRAQSPEPLFGLLSSGADLIRRKIVGDQHQQQQHKQRSSLSKQQQQKIMLSHLERRALRSLNLIEKVESIGLENIISAQRGLGSGIANRSSSPLSSGSLQSLHTSTNSIVDDIHFDRAQIKGVLHRGLKSPTPAGASTSAAAAVALSTSSSTSAYNSDDSDDQGLVMKSKPSKGATPKTTTAAQQSQPTSGSSAPTTTTSNGTASETRLKQMQRQKSRRQLKNGMASQRPDLGTISGGGGRVRPDLGKVADSGSSKLSTKRHEAKAAEEEEAAPQSITQAFVGSVSSLLFGRKGGWL